The following are encoded in a window of Platichthys flesus chromosome 19, fPlaFle2.1, whole genome shotgun sequence genomic DNA:
- the LOC133975159 gene encoding thyrotropin receptor-like: MNLSLLSVLSVLVQLCLSVDPCPAECRCDWDVLSVSCVGAELWPGFHSSTQEVYISEDDSLRRLERHSFHNLSRLTHIQLTGIRTLSFIHQEAFKNLPNLTYLGISNTGLTSFPTLHHIQSCQEDFILEIVENMFIQTIPANSFTGISDNALTVLLNSNGVKEIQSYAFNGSRLEEVYLHRNVDLEQIDEFAFYGVIHGPTHLDLSETQVRSLPSRGLQTIEKLRAENTWALKVLPPPSVFLHLQSAELTFPSHCCGLQLLKRWRGHTEAVFCNLSRGALEKLQESSAALPQDLLGHYYDAPTCATAPPQADGVFYVELATQRLTDGFDFSLCNELHAEVGGPLCTPLPDALNPCEDVMSQGFLRVLVWLVSLLAISANLLVIFILLSSRQKLSVTRFLMGHLAFADFCMGTYLLLIASVDLYTHSHYYHYAIAWQTGSGCNLAGALSLFASELSVYTLTLISLQRWHAIFFAMRPDRRMRLRHAAVLMLAGWLLCVILALLPLVGVSSYQRVSICLPMDTETLAAQAYVVSVLMINVSAFVVVCLCYLHIYCMVHNPQHQSSRCDTSMAKRMAVLIFTSFLCLAPICFYGLSAAFQRPLMTVTDSKVLLVLFYPLNSCAHPFLYVILTKAFHRDILVLLSRVGLCQWRAHLY; this comes from the exons ATGAATCTGAGTCTCCTGTCCGTCCTCTCCGTCCTCGTCCAGCTGTGTCTGTCGGTGGATCCCTGTCCAGCAGAGTGCCGGTGTGACTGGGACGTCCTCAGTGTGTCCTGTGTGGGAGCTGAGCTGTGGCCTGGTTTCCACTCCAGCACACAGGAGGT ATACATCTCTGAGGACGATTCTTTAAGACGCCTTGAGAGACATTCTTTCCACAACCTGTccagactcacacacat ACAACTAACTGGCATCAGAACTCTGTCGTTCATCCACCAGGAGGCGTTTAAGAATCTTCCCAATCTAACGTACCT TGGGATTAGTAACACAGGCCTCACCTCGTTTCCTACACTTCATCATATTCAGTCCTGTCAAGAGGATTTTATTCT GGAGATAGTGGAGAACATGTTCATACAAACCATTCCTGCTAATTCCTTCACTGGGATCAGTGACAACGCTCTGACCGT CCTGTTGAACAGTAACGGAGTGAAGGAGATCCAGAGCTACGCCTTCAACGGGAGCAGGCTGGAGGAAGT GTACCTTCACAGGAATGTGGATTTGGAACAAATCGATGAATTTGCCTTTTACGGTGTCATTCACGGCCCAACTCACCT GGACCTTTCAGAAACCCAGGTTCGCTCTCTGCCTTCGAGAGGCCTGCAGACCATTGAAAAGCTCCGGGCTGAGAACACTTGGGCTCTTAAagtgctgcccccccccagcGTCTTTCTGCATCTGCAGAGCGCCGAGCTGACTTTCCCCAGCCACTGCTGCGGCCTGCAACTGCTGAAGAGATGGAGGGG GCACACGGAGGCGGTCTTCTGTAACCTGAGCCGCGGCGCTCTCGAGAAGCTGCAGGAGTCCTCAGCAGCTCTGCCTCAGGACCTTCTGGGTCATTACTACGACGCCCCCACGTGTGCCACCGCCCCTCCTCAAGCCGACGGCGTGTTCTACGTGGAGTTAGCGACGCAGCGCCTCACGGACGGGTTCGACTTCTCGCTGTGTAACGAGCTTCACGCAGAGGTTGGCGGCCCCCTGTGCACGCCCCTGCCCGACGCCCTGAACCCCTGTGAGGACGTGATGAGCCAGGGGTTCCTCAGGGTGCTGGTGTGGCTGGTCAGTCTTTTGGCCATTTCAGCGAACCTCCTGGTGATCTTCATCCTGCTGAGCAGCCGACAGAAGCTGTCCGTCACCCGTTTCCTCATGGGTCACCTGGCGTTCGCAGACTTCTGTATGGGGACGTACCTGCTGCTCATCGCCTCCGTCGACCTCTACACTCACTCCCATTACTACCACTATGCTATCGCctggcaaacaggaagtggctgtAACCTAGCAGGGGCGTTATCCTTGTTTGCCAGTGAGCTGTCCGTGTACACGTTAACTTTAATCAGCCTTCAGCGCTGGCACGCCATCTTCTTCGCCATGAGGCCAGACAGGAGGATGAGGCTGCGCCACGCGGCCGTCCTGATGCTCGCCGGCTGGTTGCTGTGCGTGATCCTCGCTCTGCTTCCTCTCGTGGGCGTGAGCAGTTACCAGAGGGTGAGCATCTGTTTACCGATGGACACGGAGACGCTGGCTGCTCAGGCCTACGTGGTCTCCGTCCTGATGATTAACGTCTCAGCGTTTGTGGTGGTCTGCTTGTGTTACCTCCACATCTACTGCATGGTGCACAACCCCCAGCACCAGTCCAGCAGGTGCGACACCAGCATGGCCAAACGCATGGCCGTCCTCATCTTCACCAGCTTCCTGTGTCTGGCTCCCATTTGCTTTTACGGTTTGTCTGCAGCTTTCCAGCGACCACTGATGACCGTCACCGATTCCAAG gtgcTGCTGGTTCTTTTCTACCCTCTCAACTCTTGTGCTCACCCGTTTTTATACGTTATCCTGACAAAAGCCTTTCACCGAGACATCCTGGTGCTGCTGAGCCGGGTGGGACTGTGTCAGTGGAGAGCACATCTCTACTGA
- the pomk gene encoding protein O-mannose kinase, translating to MGRSSSRSLSHGVPVAAVCLAALLISNVLIYLYLESVYQTDELLAPPRGGCLPGHFKMVLMKNCTPWLQCSQIKAEVRQLKLIGQGAVKKVFLAEWRAQKVALSKLSSLDYLEDFLHGLSMLQALQGPQVVQLVGFCLEDHTLVTEHQPLGSLLNLDAVFAQEQHQQHNTWQTRLRLATDYVSILHYLHSSPAGRRVMCDSNSLEKTLSQLLLTSDFHLVVNDLDALPEVDQSRGRLVRCGHRELTGDFVAPEQLWPFVNEGKPFSDELMPGYDEKTDIWKIPDVTWFLMGRVPGGDLVHFHLFQIHEECKKRDARLRPSAQDVLKVYRSVYSSMVREAAGVRDML from the exons ATGGGGCGCAGCAGCAGTCGCTCCCTCTCCCACGGCGTTCCAGTGGCGGCTGTGTGCCTCGCTGCCTTGCTCATCAGCAACGTCTTGATCTACCTTTATCTGGAGTCAGTGTATCAGACTGATGAACTGCTGGCGCCCCCCCGTGGAGGCTGCTTGCCCGGACACTTTAAGATGGTGCTGATGAAGAACTGCACCCCGTGGCTCCAGTGTTCACAGATAAAAGCAGAGGTCCGCCAGCTGAAGCTGATTGGCCAGGGAGCTGTGAAGAAG GTCTTTCTGGCTGAGTGGAGAGCCCAGAAGGTGGCGCTGTCCAAACTGTCCTCTCTGGACTACCTGGAGGATTTCCTCCATGGCCTGTCCATGCTTCAGGCTCTGCAGGGCCCCCAGGTGGTGCAGTTGGTGGGATTTTGCCTTGAAGACCACACCCTGGTCACAGAGCACCAACCGCTCGGCTCCTTGCTCAACTTGGACGCTGTTTTTGCACAAGAGCAGCACCAGCAACACAACACGTGGCAAACACGACTGAGGCTGGCGACGGACTACGTCTCCATCCTCCATTACCTCCACAGCAGCCCGGCCGGGCGGCGGGTCATGTGCGACTCCAACAGCCTCGAGAAAACGCTCTCCCAGTTGCTGCTGACGAGCGACTTTCACCTGGTGGTCAACGATCTGGACGCGCTGCCTGAGGTGGACCAATCCAGAGGCAGGTTGGTGAGATGTGGCCACAGAGAGCTCACAGGGGACTTCGTAGCTCCGGAGCAGCTTTGGCCTTTCGTGAACGAGGGGAAGCCATTTTCAGACGAGCTCATGCCCGGGTACGACGAGAAGACGGATATCTGGAAGATCCCTGACGTGACGTGGTTCCTGATGGGGAGAGTTCCCGGAGGAGATCTAGTCCACTTCCATCTTTTTCAGATCCACGAGGAGTGTAAGAAGAGGGACGCCCGGCTGCGGCCCTCAGCTCAGGACGTTTTGAAGGTGTACAGGTCGGTCTACAGCAGCATGGTCCGAGAGGCTGCTGGAGTCCGAGACATGCTGTAG